DNA from Spirochaetales bacterium:
CTTTCCTCAAATTTCATCCCCGTTATAACAGGAGTATCCTTCTGTCAGGCAAACGATCGGTTTTCATTCAGAAGCGGTATTTTTTATTGAAAAGCACTTGCACAAGCGCCCTCATTTTAATACCATTTCGTGATGACGACGTATTTTATAAGGCGTTTTCTTCTGATCATTCCCACCTTTATCGGTATCACGATAATGGTGTTCACAATTACCAGATTTGTTCCGGGCGGCCCTGTCGAGAGGATCATATCCGAATACCAGCAGATGTCGAGTGAAAGCGGGAGAGGGGCCCATTCACTGAAGCAGCAGGTCCAGCCCCTTTCCGAAAATCAGATAAATCAGCTGAAAAAGTATTTCGGCCTGGACAAACCGGTATTAATATCGTATATCCTCTGGCTCGGGAAGGTGTTGACGGGTGACCTCGGACGATCGACGATGTATCACGATCCCGTCCTCCAGATGATCGCCGAAAAAATGCCGATATCCCTCTATTTCGGTATTATTACATTGGTTATCGTCTACGGCGTATGTATCCCCCTCGGTATCGTCAAGGCGATACGGCATAAATCCATCCTCGATAATGTCTCTTCCGTTCTGGTGTTTATCGGCTATGCCATCCCCGGATGGGTGGTCGGCATCCTTTTGCTTCTTCTCTTCTCATCGCACTGGGAAATCTTTCCGCTCGGCGGATTTGTCAGCGACAATTTCGCCGATCTTAATCCGATAGAAAAGGCCGGCGACCTTATCCTGCATACCGTCCTCCCCATCGCCGCCTACGTGACCGGATCGTTCGCCGTCATGACCTTTCTGATGAAAAACACATTGATGGACAATCTTTCGAGCGATTACGTGAGAACGGCCATGGCAAAGGGTCTGACCTTCAGAAAGGCGGTCTTCAGGCACGCGCTGCGGAACAGCCTGATTCCGCTTGCGACCAGTTTCGGCAACAATATTTCGATTATCCTTACCGGTTCGTTTCTCATTGAAAAAGTATTCAATATCAATGGCATGGGACTGCTGGGGTATGAATCCGTCGTGGAGCGCGATTATCCGGTCGTCATGGGCACCCTTGTGATCTCTTCGCTCCTTTTCCTTGTCGGAAACATTCTCTCCGATATCTGTGT
Protein-coding regions in this window:
- a CDS encoding ABC transporter permease subunit, producing the protein MTTYFIRRFLLIIPTFIGITIMVFTITRFVPGGPVERIISEYQQMSSESGRGAHSLKQQVQPLSENQINQLKKYFGLDKPVLISYILWLGKVLTGDLGRSTMYHDPVLQMIAEKMPISLYFGIITLVIVYGVCIPLGIVKAIRHKSILDNVSSVLVFIGYAIPGWVVGILLLLLFSSHWEIFPLGGFVSDNFADLNPIEKAGDLILHTVLPIAAYVTGSFAVMTFLMKNTLMDNLSSDYVRTAMAKGLTFRKAVFRHALRNSLIPLATSFGNNISIILTGSFLIEKVFNINGMGLLGYESVVERDYPVVMGTLVISSLLFLVGNILSDICVAIVDPRVQFR